The following proteins are encoded in a genomic region of Leptolyngbyaceae cyanobacterium:
- a CDS encoding aldose epimerase has protein sequence MLAIAVKEQQYKTYVLSDQTAQSEIEVVPERGGIITKWCYQGQEILYLDAERFANPNLSVRGGIPILFPICGNLPDNTYTHHKRVWTKPVDDIGNKGDKENKGDKKNKGDKEEPFSPPTTYDETYNIQKYTLKQHGFARDLPWEVTEQVTEGFVSITLVLESNKKTREVYPFDFKIAFTYQLKGNRLEIRQRYTNCSEEQMPFSTGLHPYFYTADKTQLQLRIPAKEYQDQRTNTVHPFTGSFDFDTDEIDVAFRDINSPFATAIDNGRQLRISLSYDEAYSTLVFWTVKGKDFYCLEPWTAPRNALNTNQNLIRLEPDQTFETIVGLSVSFS, from the coding sequence GTGTTGGCGATCGCAGTAAAAGAGCAGCAGTACAAAACCTACGTCCTCTCTGACCAAACAGCCCAATCCGAAATAGAGGTAGTTCCAGAACGAGGCGGCATAATTACTAAATGGTGTTATCAAGGTCAAGAAATCCTCTACCTAGATGCAGAGAGATTCGCCAATCCAAACTTAAGCGTTAGAGGAGGAATTCCGATCCTGTTCCCCATTTGCGGGAACTTACCAGACAACACCTACACCCATCACAAGCGGGTGTGGACAAAACCAGTAGATGATATAGGGAATAAGGGAGATAAAGAAAATAAGGGAGATAAAAAAAATAAAGGAGACAAGGAAGAGCCTTTTTCCCCACCCACTACTTATGATGAAACGTATAACATTCAAAAATATACCCTTAAACAACACGGTTTTGCTCGCGACCTTCCTTGGGAAGTCACCGAGCAAGTAACGGAAGGCTTTGTCAGCATTACCCTGGTTCTGGAAAGTAACAAAAAAACGAGAGAAGTTTATCCTTTTGATTTTAAAATAGCCTTTACCTACCAGTTAAAGGGCAATCGGTTGGAAATTCGCCAGCGCTACACTAACTGCTCGGAAGAACAAATGCCCTTTTCTACTGGACTGCATCCTTATTTTTATACCGCCGATAAGACTCAGCTACAGTTGCGGATTCCTGCCAAGGAATATCAAGATCAGCGTACTAATACAGTTCATCCATTCACGGGTAGTTTTGATTTCGATACCGATGAAATAGATGTGGCATTTCGGGATATCAATAGTCCTTTCGCCACTGCGATCGACAACGGTCGCCAATTGCGTATCAGCCTGAGTTATGATGAAGCATACTCTACTTTAGTTTTCTGGACAGTAAAAGGTAAAGATTTTTACTGCCTAGAACCTTGGACTGCGCCTCGTAACGCGCTCAATACCAACCAAAATTTGATTCGATTAGAACCAGACCAAACCTTCGAGACAATCGTTGGTTTAAGCGTCTCTTTTTCCTAA